A single genomic interval of Flavobacterium sp. N2820 harbors:
- a CDS encoding HU family DNA-binding protein — protein MTKADIVAKISEKLGLEKGDVQATVETFMEEVKNSLETGDNVYLRGFGSFIIKTRAEKTGRNISKNTTIKIPAHNIPAFKPAKVFVESVKEKTEVTV, from the coding sequence ATGACGAAAGCAGATATCGTAGCGAAAATTTCAGAAAAATTAGGTCTTGAAAAAGGAGATGTTCAAGCAACTGTTGAGACTTTTATGGAAGAAGTAAAAAACTCATTAGAAACTGGTGATAATGTTTATTTAAGAGGTTTTGGTAGTTTTATTATCAAAACAAGAGCTGAAAAAACAGGAAGAAACATTTCTAAAAACACTACAATTAAAATTCCTGCACACAACATTCCAGCATTTAAACCTGCAAAAGTGTTTGTAGAAAGCGTTAAAGAAAAAACAGAAGTTACAGTATAA
- a CDS encoding SIMPL domain-containing protein encodes MESRLKSTLIIGISIIITAFILGSAFKNRNENLDTISVIGLGTKDFVSDEILWSGSFTTKSFDIKEAYNKMISDQKIVSDFFLNKGFKKEEFTFGAVQFNKRFREVRTENTEVAYQTKYEQVFDGYEATQTISFSAKKNPSLMKRIEEVSSKTSELINSGIELSSNSIQYTYSDLPSLKHSLIQNASKDASERAQKIVKAADGSLGKLKSASMGVFQITGQGSTEEDSYGGNNDTYSKNKTARITVRLEYELD; translated from the coding sequence ATGGAAAGTAGATTAAAATCGACCTTAATTATTGGAATTTCAATAATTATTACAGCATTTATTTTAGGTTCGGCATTTAAAAATCGTAATGAAAACTTAGACACTATTTCCGTAATTGGATTAGGAACAAAAGATTTCGTTTCAGATGAAATTTTATGGTCGGGCAGTTTTACAACCAAGAGTTTTGATATTAAAGAAGCGTATAACAAGATGATTTCTGATCAAAAAATTGTTTCTGATTTCTTTTTGAACAAAGGTTTTAAGAAAGAAGAATTTACTTTTGGAGCGGTACAATTCAACAAACGTTTTAGAGAAGTCAGAACCGAAAACACGGAAGTAGCTTATCAAACCAAATACGAGCAAGTTTTTGATGGTTATGAAGCCACACAAACGATTTCTTTTTCAGCTAAAAAGAATCCAAGTTTAATGAAACGAATTGAAGAAGTATCCAGCAAAACATCTGAATTAATTAATTCGGGAATTGAATTGTCTTCTAATTCTATTCAATACACCTATTCTGATTTACCAAGTTTAAAGCATAGTTTGATTCAAAACGCGTCAAAAGATGCTAGTGAGCGTGCTCAAAAAATTGTAAAAGCGGCCGATGGAAGTTTAGGAAAATTAAAATCGGCAAGTATGGGTGTTTTCCAAATTACAGGCCAAGGTTCTACCGAAGAAGATAGCTACGGCGGAAACAACGATACATATAGCAAAAATAAAACTGCAAGAATTACTGTTCGATTGGAATATGAGTTGGATTAA
- a CDS encoding nucleoside deaminase — protein MENIFTDEYFMKKALQEAEVAFEKGEIPVGAVIVIDNKVIARTHNLTELLHDVTAHAEMQAITSAANFIGGKYLKDCTLYVTLEPCQMCAGALYWSQISKIVFGASDENRGFQKMRTQLHPKTQVVSGVLEKECADLMIAFFKSRR, from the coding sequence ATGGAGAATATTTTTACCGATGAATATTTTATGAAGAAAGCCTTGCAAGAAGCCGAAGTAGCTTTTGAAAAAGGCGAAATACCAGTTGGAGCTGTTATTGTGATTGATAATAAAGTAATTGCTCGAACCCATAACTTAACCGAGTTATTACATGATGTTACTGCTCATGCAGAAATGCAAGCTATAACTAGCGCTGCGAATTTCATAGGCGGAAAATATTTGAAAGATTGTACTTTATATGTTACATTAGAACCTTGTCAAATGTGTGCAGGTGCTTTGTATTGGTCACAAATTTCTAAAATTGTTTTTGGTGCTTCCGATGAAAACAGAGGTTTTCAAAAAATGAGAACGCAACTGCATCCAAAAACCCAAGTAGTTTCGGGAGTTTTGGAAAAAGAATGTGCTGATTTGATGATTGCTTTTTTTAAAAGCAGAAGATAG
- a CDS encoding 1-deoxy-D-xylulose-5-phosphate synthase → MKNLLSKINNPIDLRKLPENQLPQLAKELRDFIIDIVSKKEGHLGASLGVVELTIALHYVFNTPEDLLVWDVGHQAYGHKILTDRRAIFHTNRESNGISGFPKRSESIYDTFGVGHSSTSISAALGMAVASNLKGEFNKQHIAVIGDASIASGMAFEGLNHAGVTDANLLVILNDNAIGIDPSIGALKNYLTAVKEGKNPKQNNIIKSLNFDYSGPIDGHDLPKLILELERLKSVKGPKFLHVITTKGKGLQLAEEDQVKYHAPGKFDAETGKIHPKDESHLPPKFQDVFGHTLVELAKQNEKIIGITPAMPSGSSMKYMMEAFPKRAIDVGIAEQHAVTLAAGMATQGMVVFCNIYSTFLQRAYDQVIHDVALQNLPVIFCLDRAGLVGEDGATHHGVFDIAYLNCIPNLIIAAPKDEIELRNIMFTASEGLNHPIAIRYPRGRGEIVNWQQPFEKIEIGNAATLRKGSKVAVLSTGTIGNNVTKALNTIERSEQFSHYHFPFIKPLDIDFVQKIVTTHDQIITIEDGVITGGFGVQINTIIASNNLNKPIINLGIPDIFIEHGTVFEQQQFCKIDIKSLIQLFNTITHD, encoded by the coding sequence ATGAAAAATTTACTTTCAAAAATTAACAACCCTATCGATTTAAGGAAACTTCCTGAAAATCAACTCCCTCAATTAGCCAAAGAATTGAGAGACTTTATCATTGATATTGTTTCGAAGAAAGAAGGGCATTTGGGTGCAAGCTTAGGTGTTGTAGAATTAACGATTGCACTGCATTATGTTTTCAACACACCGGAAGATTTGTTGGTTTGGGACGTCGGTCATCAAGCTTACGGACATAAAATTTTAACAGATAGGCGCGCTATTTTTCATACAAATAGAGAATCAAACGGAATTTCAGGGTTCCCGAAGCGAAGCGAAAGTATTTATGACACATTTGGAGTGGGACATTCTTCAACTTCTATTTCGGCCGCTTTAGGAATGGCGGTGGCTTCGAATTTAAAAGGCGAATTTAACAAACAACACATTGCGGTTATCGGTGACGCTTCAATTGCAAGCGGAATGGCATTTGAAGGCTTAAATCATGCAGGAGTTACTGATGCCAATTTATTAGTAATTTTAAATGATAATGCCATTGGTATTGACCCAAGTATTGGCGCTTTGAAAAATTATTTGACCGCTGTAAAAGAAGGTAAGAATCCAAAACAAAATAACATCATCAAATCATTGAATTTTGATTATTCGGGCCCGATTGATGGACATGATTTACCAAAATTGATTTTAGAATTAGAACGATTGAAATCGGTTAAAGGTCCAAAATTCTTACACGTCATTACCACCAAAGGCAAAGGATTACAATTAGCAGAAGAAGACCAAGTGAAATATCACGCGCCAGGAAAATTTGATGCCGAAACAGGTAAAATTCATCCGAAAGATGAATCGCATTTACCCCCAAAATTTCAAGATGTTTTCGGGCACACATTAGTAGAATTAGCGAAACAAAACGAAAAAATTATTGGAATAACGCCAGCAATGCCATCAGGAAGTTCTATGAAATATATGATGGAAGCTTTCCCAAAACGCGCAATTGATGTAGGAATTGCAGAGCAACATGCCGTTACTTTAGCTGCAGGGATGGCTACGCAAGGCATGGTGGTTTTTTGTAATATTTACTCTACTTTTTTACAACGTGCTTACGATCAAGTAATTCATGATGTAGCTTTGCAAAATTTACCTGTTATTTTTTGTTTAGACAGAGCTGGATTAGTGGGTGAAGATGGCGCAACACATCATGGCGTTTTTGATATTGCTTATTTAAATTGTATCCCAAACCTAATTATTGCTGCTCCAAAAGACGAAATAGAGTTACGAAATATCATGTTTACTGCTTCAGAAGGGTTAAATCATCCTATAGCAATTCGTTATCCAAGAGGAAGAGGTGAAATCGTAAATTGGCAACAACCTTTTGAAAAAATAGAAATTGGAAATGCAGCAACACTGAGAAAAGGAAGTAAAGTTGCTGTTTTATCTACAGGAACTATTGGCAATAATGTTACAAAAGCACTTAATACAATTGAACGTTCAGAACAATTTTCGCATTATCATTTTCCGTTTATAAAACCATTGGATATTGATTTTGTTCAAAAAATTGTAACTACTCACGACCAAATAATTACAATAGAAGATGGTGTAATTACGGGAGGTTTTGGCGTACAAATTAATACAATTATTGCTTCAAACAACTTAAACAAACCTATTATTAATTTGGGAATTCCAGATATTTTTATTGAACATGGAACGGTTTTTGAGCAACAACAATTTTGCAAAATAGACATTAAAAGCTTAATTCAATTATTTAACACTATTACACATGATTAA
- a CDS encoding DUF3078 domain-containing protein, which translates to MIKKACLIGFLLLTTQNNFSQIIRTEIPDSTSNWTKENKVGLDISQITFVNWNAGGNNSVSGLLKGQFIRTYTNGNLNWKNELIARYGINKQESQDVRKTDDQLQLNSTFGYRKDTISNWYYAGKFNFNTQFANGYAYPNTDLAISKPFAPAYIFLGIGSEYSRKDLNLNLYLSPLTNKTTLVFDQRLANQGAFGVEKAIYDINGVLIKEGKNTRTEVGILITNQWKKEVYKNINLEHRVSLYTDYINNFGNIDVDWQLQLAMVVNQYVKANIGTHLLYDDDIKFKEEEAGIQVTKGPRVQLKQLLGVGIEYNF; encoded by the coding sequence ATGATTAAAAAAGCCTGCCTAATAGGGTTTTTACTCCTTACCACACAAAACAACTTTTCTCAAATTATTAGAACCGAGATACCAGACTCCACTTCAAATTGGACAAAAGAAAATAAAGTTGGGTTAGACATTTCGCAAATTACATTCGTAAACTGGAACGCAGGAGGAAACAATTCTGTCTCTGGTCTTTTAAAGGGACAATTTATCAGAACCTACACTAATGGAAATTTGAATTGGAAAAACGAATTAATTGCACGTTATGGAATTAATAAACAAGAATCACAAGATGTAAGAAAAACGGATGACCAGCTGCAACTGAATTCTACTTTTGGGTACCGAAAAGACACTATTTCAAATTGGTATTATGCAGGAAAATTTAATTTCAATACACAGTTTGCCAATGGTTATGCATATCCAAATACAGATTTAGCAATTTCAAAACCTTTTGCTCCAGCATACATATTCTTGGGTATTGGGTCTGAATATTCAAGAAAAGATTTGAATTTAAACCTTTATTTATCTCCGTTAACCAATAAAACAACGCTTGTTTTTGACCAACGTTTGGCTAATCAAGGGGCATTTGGTGTGGAAAAAGCTATTTACGACATAAATGGTGTATTGATTAAAGAAGGTAAAAACACCAGAACAGAAGTTGGTATATTAATTACGAATCAGTGGAAAAAAGAAGTTTATAAAAATATTAATTTAGAACATAGAGTTAGCCTTTATACCGATTATATAAACAATTTTGGTAATATTGATGTTGACTGGCAATTGCAATTAGCGATGGTAGTAAATCAATATGTAAAAGCTAATATTGGCACTCACTTGCTTTATGATGATGACATTAAGTTTAAAGAAGAAGAAGCGGGTATTCAAGTAACTAAAGGACCTAGAGTTCAGCTCAAACAATTACTCGGTGTAGGAATTGAATATAATTTTTAA